GAACAAGTACTTTGGAATCGGAGAAATCTCCATTCGTTTACATCGAAATACACCTGTGTCAGCGAGAGCGTGGTTTATGCGATTAAATGCCGCGCATATAGACGCTTGGGTGACAGATTTAGCGGATATGTACACTCCTTAAGGCCTTCCTGTTGGACGCCATTTTTCTTCCCCGGGCATACATGTACAACTCAGGCCATGCTGGTTTGTGTAATCCCGTTCGACGGTCGACAGACAGACACCGTaacttaatctcgtacccagatcacACTCTGTCattggaaatgtgagatctggtaaaattcgacagtacaccaaaatcacccaaaatcacaacagagagtacgaacatgcgcagtgatagaaaagcccgtatttcgggcctcgctggcactgagcatgctcgaaatcgaactttaccagattgacccttccgtatgaccgtgggagatctgggtaggAGATTAACCGTACCCAACACCCTGGTGGTCTCAATGTGGACTTTATAGCTTTGAGAAAGTCAGCGCGCGCTGGAAACGTTtcgatttttgtttttatttgagcGTTGTGTTGCACGCGTATTTTTCAGTTGCTTTCAAACCACTGATGATGAGGGAGTACGCCACTCTCTCGTGTCCGCTCTACGTTCCTCAGTTCGGGGGAGGAGCGCGGGCTCGTTTCCCAAACAGcagctggaaatcgagcctatttAAATTCTCGGGCGCAAACTCGGGCGCAAATTTTAAACTTTCCTTTACCATTCATCCACATATGATTGCGTTACACCATTTTTTCAGCGTGCGTGCAGACggagaatttgaatttgaacttCAACGCAAAAAAGTGCCTATAGCGTTGACATTCAAATTCGCCGTCTGCATAGGCGTGGCAAGCCGTTCGTAGCAAAATGTAATCCTAGATATATATGTTCAatcctttaaaaaaagttttaatttaaattcaTAAAGGGCATTCAATGCAATCTCGGTTCAATTGTCTCGGTTCTATCCACAACTTCTCCTAGAAACTTGGGAAACTCAATTTCTATGTCAAATTCTTCTTCCCACTCTGCCGCCATCTTTTGTTGTCATGATACCTTGCACAGTTTACTCTAGATCTGGTTCTATATGGCCGCGCTCCTCCCAAGGAAGATTGAATATATGTATATTTTCGGATTGCATATAAATTTGaggattgcattgaatcaatattcgtggtattgcatttacatgtaaaatttaAGGActggattgaatcaatattcgtggtattggattacatataaaatttaaggattggattgaatcaatattcgtggtatTGTATTACAAATAAAATGTAAGGATTGGATTGCATTGAATGCCTTTtatgactttaaattaaacctttatttaaaggattGAACATATTTATCTAAGGTTAAATTTTGCTACAAACGGCTTGCCATACTGCACGTAGGGTAAGTTTCTTCGAATTTTCGCGTCATGTTATGTTCGTGACACTGTCACGTCAACTTTAATTTCGAAATTAACGTGGTTTCGTGACGCATTTTTGCTTGGTAGCCCAACCTTTTTATCCAACCGCCGATGTTTCCGCCATGTATCGCAGAAATTCTTCTCCTAGTGATGTACAAATGTTGATTCGCAAATGTGCTTTTGTAGGTTTTGGTATAAGCCTTTTATTCGGACTGTTATACTGGTTTTCCGGTGAAACAAAAGTGGTTCCTATCAACAGTCACAGCATTGACTTTTATCACAGGAAAGCTTGTGAGCGAGAATATAACAACACGTATCCATTGACGCCTTCAGAGGTCACCGTTGAGGGAAACAGATTTCGGATCGGAATCATCGCGGATCTCGACGAAAACTCCAAATCCACGTCTAAGGAAAACACTTGGACAAGTCACTTCAAACGCGGTTACCTCACGCTTCATGACAATGGCCAAATATCCGTGGAATGGGACACAGAAAAAATCGTGTTATCGTCTACTTTGTCTCAAAAGGGTAGGGGTATGGAGCTATCAGAACTGATTGTGTTTAATGGCAAGTTGTACGCTGTTGACGATCGTACAGGTGTTGTGTTTCAAATACTTGACACGCATAATGTCGCTTGGGTAATTTTACCAGACGGGGATGGTTCAGAGGAGAAGGGGTTTAAAGCAGAATGGATGGCTGTCAAAGGAAAAACTCTCTATATTGGAGGCCTAGGAAAGGAGTGGACAACAACAGAGGGAGTTTTTCAGAATCACAACCCACAGTGGGTTAAAACTATTGGACCCAATGGTGATGTTGTACATCATGATTGGGTGTCAAGGTATGAAGCCATGAGAGGGGCCATGGGTATCCAGCACCCAGGGTACATAATACATGAGGCAGCAAATTGGAGTGATAAGCATAAGAAGTGGTTTTTCTTACCAAGACGTGCCAGCCATAAGTCATACAATGAAAAGGATGATGAACATCGTGCAACTAATGTCATGATAACTTGTGATGAAGACTTTACAAATTGCGATGTGCGTGCCATTGGGGACCTGAACTTAACCCATGGGTTTTCGTCATTTAAGTTTATTCCCGGAACTGAAGATAGGCTCTTTGTTGCTCTCAAGACTGAAGAAGACAGGGGAACTATCCGTTCATATATCACAGCTTTTGATCTTAATGGAAAGCAGTTGCTGGAAGAAACTCTAATAGGTGACAACAAGTTTGAAGGCATTGAATTTATTTAGAGCATTACTGTAATAAGGGAGAATCTAGTTAATTACATGGTAAATGTCAAGGACAATATGATGCAAATATTTTCTGTAATTCCTTAATCATTCCTTACCAAAATTGTGTGCACAAGAATatctttttagttttctttttgttttgtactTTTACCATACGTTTTATTCTGTGTATTCATATGTATTTGAAATTAATACATGTACGTGTTTTTGGTTATGGATAACACCATGTGCACTTAATATCAAAATAAAGGAATTTTAACCATTATAATCCATAATGAACTAGTCCAAAGTAAATATTAGAGCTCTTAAGATAACTGTACCCTAGTCTTTAACCGGCATGTACCCCTCACTTTGTTTATCATCAAACAAGTCTCGAGTGTTCGGATCTGTCAGCTCGGTTTACAGTGTAATAATAACATCCGTATTATTTCTCTTTCCTAATGCTATGTTTTGAAACCAAAAGGTGGTTCTTTTTATATAATTTGTTCAAAACACTGAAACTTCTTGGTAACCTACACACCTACATTTACCTTCTACTCCCACATTTTTTTGCTCCATGAGATCACTTTAGTagtgataaatttaaattcataGCATTGGTTGGGACTATTATTATTGATGTGCACTCTGCCAGGCAGAGTCTGAATTGTTTCATGTGCTCAAGTAGTGGTACGTGTGCATGTAACTGCTCAGACAGGAAGCTGCTTTTTAATGGACATAAAAAATGTTCCGTATCTATATTCAAAAACTCACCTCTACCAGATACACtgtatatatagtttacgtcatagaaagtgtgGCGTACAGGGTTTTATTCACTGTatgccattctgattggctgtataagccttttccacatgtgcaTGAAAGTAAAGCGTATAGATtcgtacaaatgagctttatggaataaaattctcatgttatgtgtaataaataatcTTATAGAATACATAACAACTTGTCTCCACATCACATACCCCCACTTCTGCATTTCTGCATCATTGAAATGTTCATGAATACAAAGCCTTTCATGATCAGCTTCTTGAGTGTCTTAGCTGAAGTTTATTTGTAAACTGTACGTCTTGAAAGGTGAAGTTTACCCAAAAAAACTGTCctgtttatacatgtatttgattAAAAGATATTAGTAGcagttttcaaaggaaaacTGCCTTTCAAAAGACACAGCAAGTTTAAATTTGTAAACTTGCAATGTTGaatgattgaaaaaaattaatactgaaATCATCTACCACAACTCTCACCCTGATtaagaataatttataattatatgAATGTTGCATAGTAatcatctttttcttctttttcttctcattATTATAACTCTTCATGTTCCCATGatttattaatattttgtcatttactTTAAGTTTGCCTTTTTGTCATTATAAAGAGgacatacatgtagatgtatCGATGCTACTTATGCAAAGATTGGTCAGACTCTACATGCACAGCTGCTCTAAAATGCCACTGTACTGTCTCAGCAATACCAATTATAATAtccattattatatggctctgtctcataaggactgggaactaccaagttcacgaatttgattggctgaaatcgatattgaccacggtctagattttcccatctagaccggcatctagaccggtaatgtttcgcggtgaaaagatgcaaactaaaatgcaaaaatatttagtattttcttctaccaatatttatttatgaaagtgccaaacagcatgataacaaaagagaggatgacaagcaaactttggcagaattaagttcagctcatcgccactcatggCCGTTCgcagcaaaatgtcagttagtacaaaccagttacattaaacgaattatattgttcttgtttggccatataataaacatcttattaaccgagctaggtcggtctgtatgggagaatcttgacctcggtcgctggtacagacctcactgcgttcggtctgtactggcgacctcggtcaagattctcccatacagacctcccgctcggttaataagaactaattattgTTCAGTTCATTAACAATTCACTTAACTTGAAAAAATAGTAACCAAGTATAAATATAATACCTGTACATATTGGATTGAGTTGGCTTTTAGTATGTTACCAGGCTGTTGGCCAAACTCATCCTTTTTGTTTGAAAAGGACTCAAAGGGACATTATCTCAGTTTATGACTTCCCAActtttctttatctttttaTTGTCTTTATACAAACACAAATGTAGTCATGCAGGACAATAGCGTTATCAATTCTTTTAATAAGGCAGGTCATTATCTCTCGCTGATGATGATTGTCCcaagaaaatttggtcatgagACAAATACTGCacaataagaataaataaacTGAAATGATTAGACAGTTCTTTTTGTCCCATCTGATCATCCTATCTATGGATTTCTTATAAAGGGCAATGCATGTGGTACAGTCTATTTTCAATCTGCTCTTTAGCTCTATCATATAAACCACATTTTCGTAACAAAAATGCTGAAGTGTGCATACATGTAATACACctagttttacatgtacattttatcGTAGAAGGTATTAAAGCTTAGCACCATTTTATTCCACAACAACGAGTTGTCAAAAATACTGAATATccaaggaaatgaaaaaaattcatccTGTGTGGTATGTTTCTGCACTCATTACTTAGATTTTTTTCATCGTGATGCATTAGTTACAGTGTATTATATTAGATCTGCAACAGCATCAACAATGGATGATGCACCCTAAAACAATAACATTAATTGATGTCATGGCCAAAATAGCATCATCTGTGGCAAAATACGGAGACTCCCTAATGGTAGTCTCTGTAGAATAACGTGTGTCATCACTCTCAATCTGCAGAATGTTCTGTAAAATTTACTGTAGTATTATTAGAAACAGAATCTTTAAAGCCCAGTCTTCCAAAGTCCTCTTTGGCCATAAGTTGCCTACAAAATCAAGAGAATAAAATGTAATACAAAGTTTTCAGGAAAATTGCATTCAACTTTCATGCGTAAATATAGCAAACCAATAGATAGTGATGTCCCCTTGTCTTTGTGCTCactggccgccatttttgaTAATTTTGTGGAATTTCATCTTCAGGTACCAAAATTATGGAAAAGCtgtgttttggcttccatcaataaAACTTCTGACACCAAGACAACATTTGACCCCAAACCACGGGTAGCGAAATCAGTTGATGCatgacataacctaccaatcagcatctatGGTTCCCATGGCACACAATCATGTACATTCGTACATTCAAACTTGACGCAAATGGAAAGCAATGGAATCTGTACAAATCTTTTGACTGAAGAACCTCTAAGAGATATAATGGTATTTGAGCTGTGAAGTAAACAataaactccaattcactttccggaggcggAGTCGATCTTCCCGGCTACAGTATGTTGAGAAATGGCGTTTAGTGTTTGAAGGTGAAattccacagaattatgaaactaaattcaaaagaattccTGGAATGCATTGAAGCTTGTTCTTCTAATTTAGCAGATTCCTGTgtggaaaataataattattataatacacatacatgtagctgtaCCTCTCCATCCTACACTGAAGGTAATCTTTTGATTCAGATCTGCACAAGTGATAGTCACTGTTGTTCTTTTTCAAGCAGTTCATGTATCTCTTCATGTACTCTTTACATTCACCTGTTGATGACAGTCAATTTATAATTTGCGAATAATTATAGAATCTTTCACAAAAATTATGCTCTCTTATCGTGCACTCTCCCAGGTGGCTTGATGAGACAAAAGATTAAGCCAGACAAGCTGTTGGGATGATTGTATAAAGTAACCTTTcgcctttttttgtttgcacAGGAATGATTCAAGCACCTTTTGCACACTTTTTGAAATTATTGGTCATTTGGCAACATTGCAACCACTCCAGCCACATCAACCTACATGTGTACAGAGTACTTAGATTTATATGAATGGGTTTCTTaactgggttgatatggtaaattgaccaccaaaGAGAAATTTGAAGGCTGATGTTTgaagcattagcccttcgtcagagcaaattagGGAATCAAGGTTTGTTATTATAGTGAAAGATGGAGGTACATGTGCGCTATTGGTGGGGATAGAGCAATGTGGATAACAAGAATaaatttaatgatgaaatggtatatgaaatgaatcatatatgaactgcggataggaaatcaagtgaagctatgatcttcgcagttatgagagcaatttttgcaattgtgtaaagaagcctgaaaaattcaggttttcaacggggtttgaacccgtgacctcgcgattccggtgcgacgctctaaccaactgagctatgaagccactgacgttgggagctggtcatttgtgggttctaatggtcccgtgaggaatgaaatcaatgatgaaatggtatatgaaatgaatcatatatgaactgcggataggaaatcaagtgaagctatgatcttcgcagttatgagagcaatttttgcaattgcgtaaagaagcctgaaaaattcaggacttcaacggggtttgaacccgtgacctcgcgattctggtgcgacgctctaatcaactgagctatgaagccactgacgttgggagctggtcatttgtgggttctaatggtcccgtgaggaatgaaatcaatgatgaaaattaatggtatatgaaatgaatcatatatgaactgcagataggaaatcaagtgaagctatgatcttcgcagttatgagagcaatttttgcaattgcgtaaagaagcctgaaaaattcaggacttcaacggggtttgaagccgtgacctcgcgattccggtgcgacgctctaaccaactgagctatgaagccactgacgttgggagctggtcatttgtgggttctaatggtcccgtgaggaatgaaatcaatgatgaaatggtatatgaaatgaatcatataaaaaatgaccagctcccaacgtcagtggcttcatagctcagttggttagagcgtcgcaccagaatcgcaaggtcacgggttcaaaccccgttgaagtcctgaatttttcaggcttctttacgcaattgcaaaaattgctctcataactgcaaagatcatagcttcacctgAAGAATAAAtttgttgaaggaaaagcaTTCATTTATTCCGCTGGGAGTGAGGGAGCCGATTTGAAAAATGAATCTTTGTTTGgcattttttttggctttctgTGTTGCCCTGGTGTTAAGGGAATAAGGGTCGCTGATCACCATCTCTTGCCTAGAATGATTAGGAAGGTTGAATTGTCGAATGACTGGTTTCAATGCTTGTTCTGCGGtcgaaaaaatatttctttgatGCACTGATCATTATTACAGAGCTCTGTACAGTCATTGGTTatataaaagaaacttttatgATAGATAAAAAGATCTTTGATGACAGTACCTTGATGAAATGTGCCACCATGGATGCAGAAAAGTTCAAACAAAACGAACATTTGGGCTAATTGGCTAAAGGAGCTTGGGGTCTCCAGAGATGGAACTCAAAGGTACAGCAAGACAAAACTTCGGGTGCTGTAGCAGCCTTGGTAGCGAACAATGTGATCGGCTTGCTACCCAAGCCAAAAACGAAAGACTAAACAATTCAAACAATGACTTTAAAATTATAGAAGCTGGTggcaataccaaacaatagcatgTTATGAGAGTTGCTACACTACTGAAGACTTCAAACCCATGGCCAAATACATGTGAGGAATATGtttaatgataatgaaaatgCAGATTGTAAACGAGAAACTTGAAATTATGAAGAATGTGGATGAACCACACCAAAAATTAACTACTGGCCTGCACATCCAATGTAATTATTGTTCAAAACCTTATCTTTAAATTAGGGAATGGTTTATCTTTAAATTAGGGAATGGTTTCCGAGTTGATCATTCCACACGCCCATTCTTTTTGCTGCACAGTGATTGGACAACATCAGTCGCACGTCATAAAG
The genomic region above belongs to Montipora capricornis isolate CH-2021 chromosome 8, ASM3666992v2, whole genome shotgun sequence and contains:
- the LOC138060759 gene encoding cytochrome c oxidase assembly protein COX19-like isoform X3, which encodes MVGECKEYMKRYMNCLKKNNSDYHLCRSESKDYLQCRMERYSYMQLMAKEDFGRLGFKDSVSNNTTVNFTEHSAD
- the LOC138060758 gene encoding soluble calcium-activated nucleotidase 1-like; this translates as MYRRNSSPSDVQMLIRKCAFVGFGISLLFGLLYWFSGETKVVPINSHSIDFYHRKACEREYNNTYPLTPSEVTVEGNRFRIGIIADLDENSKSTSKENTWTSHFKRGYLTLHDNGQISVEWDTEKIVLSSTLSQKGRGMELSELIVFNGKLYAVDDRTGVVFQILDTHNVAWVILPDGDGSEEKGFKAEWMAVKGKTLYIGGLGKEWTTTEGVFQNHNPQWVKTIGPNGDVVHHDWVSRYEAMRGAMGIQHPGYIIHEAANWSDKHKKWFFLPRRASHKSYNEKDDEHRATNVMITCDEDFTNCDVRAIGDLNLTHGFSSFKFIPGTEDRLFVALKTEEDRGTIRSYITAFDLNGKQLLEETLIGDNKFEGIEFI
- the LOC138060759 gene encoding cytochrome c oxidase assembly protein COX19-like isoform X1 encodes the protein MNPSGRKIFQTKPPDKGSFPLDHDGECKEYMKRYMNCLKKNNSDYHLCRSESKDYLQCRMERYSYMQLMAKEDFGRLGFKDSVSNNTTVNFTEHSAD
- the LOC138060759 gene encoding cytochrome c oxidase assembly protein COX19-like isoform X2 — encoded protein: MNPSGRKIFQTKPPDKGSFPLDHDGECKEYMKRYMNCLKKNNSDYHLCRSESKDYLQCRMERQLMAKEDFGRLGFKDSVSNNTTVNFTEHSAD